The following is a genomic window from Carassius carassius chromosome 24, fCarCar2.1, whole genome shotgun sequence.
ACAGAGAGACTTCAACAAACTCTCCTCCGAACAGAACAAGGTCCTTCTGGATACGAAGATGCCGTGTTCCCCGAGTGTGCTGTGGAGCTCGGCCTGAGTTAACGCGTGCACGCGGCTCTGCGTGTTTCTCGTTGTGGAGTCATTAACTTATGAAGACGATGCAAGTTTGCAATGCGAGCTGATATGAGGTAAGAAGACGTGCAAGTTTTAACCTTTTGAAAGGTAAAAAGTTATGCTTAagcaaaatatgaaattataaagACAGTGTACAGAAATTCTGCAGAAAGAAAATGCGTAGTTTGTATGAACACGTCTTTATTAGTAgtctagtagtagtagtagtagtagtagtagtaaatcgGTTTTGATATGGTAGCCAGATTCATAAATCAGAGCGTGCATTTGAAAGTCGGAAGAAGAGAGAGAGCTGATCGTGCGCTCCGCTGTTTTCAGGAATATTACACGCgtctgatggatggatggatggaagttcCCTCATGAAGAGATTCCGGGCCCGAGTGGAtttcatgtgtgtgtgaaataagACTCACGGCGGATGAAAGAGGCTCATCATAACCATGAAGCTCTGTTCGCCTCGCATCTGCGTGTAGGACATCTCAGGAACCTCCGTGAACTGCTGGGAGCTGGCGATGGCAGGAACACGTCCGGGACGTCCCTGAGACCTCCCCATGTTGGTGAAACTGCTGGAGAGCTCACGCACGCGCTTGAGTTTGTGTTGTGGAGAGACTGAAGCGAGCAGCGGAAGGGTCTGAGACacgcgtgagtgagtgagtgtgagcgcgaGCATGAAGGAGAAGTCGAAGAACGCGGCGCGCACGCGGAGGGAGAAGGAGAACAGCGAGTTCTATGAGCTCGCCAAACTGCTGCCTCTGCCCTCGGCCATCACCTCACAGCTGGACAAGGCCTCCATCATCAGACTCACCACCAGCTACCTGAAGATGAGGATCGTCTTCCCGGAAGGTAGGCAGCGGCAGTCATATGCACAACAAACGGGATAGATATTGGTCATCGTCTTCTGCGTACACACGGCTTCTGAAAATAATTAAGTTCATTCATTCTGGGCAGCCTAGCATCGTTATTATTGTTCTtgtcagcaataataataataaacaataggtTGTTGATAATACAATGCAgatgttattgttttattgttattaattcaATTCAGatgtatttgtatagcgcttttcacaatacacagtgtttcaaagcagattttacagaaaatgtaGGCTACGGATGTTATTGTAGTAGTATTATATTGGTAGGCTACTGTAAATtgatcattaatatattattattaaaacatattatttgtttaaaattattattttatttcacaagtaTTTTGATCTAGACGTGTGTGTCATTTAAAggccataaaaaacatttttcaatagaaaaaaagcacataattAGCGGAAAAGATAGGACCGAGATCATTCTCAAACATACATTAGCAAAGCACATATTAATACAGTTAACTGAGACGTGCATATAGAGTTTAGAAAGCATGTCCgtttttaaaatgcaaacacGGATTGAAAATATTCTGCTCGTTACGGCCTTTCACTTTTACAGCAGCAGCAACCACCTTCTTTTTTTAAGcaacaaatacattttctttcgtaatttaaatagtaataataataaagttaatttCATTAAAGCAAGGAGACTGCGTGTATTGAGTGTAAGTGTAGACTCAGACATGGTTCTGATTATTATTTCTCATCTTCTGCTGCGCCTGACTGAAGAAGAATATTAACAATTATCAGCCTCCGATCGACACCTGACTGACGAAActagtattactattattattaataataatactacaataACATCCGTAGCctacattttctgtaaataattataattatttttattattaataataataaaaactaaaaaaaaccatAAAAAGGATCGTTTGTTTGTGGATCTGCCATCAGTCAGCACTCGTTTAAGACACTGAGACAAACACGACATTTGATCAGTTACAACTAAACTGAACTAAACTGATCGTTTGTGTGCGAcatgagagagaaaagagaaaaacatcTACATCCACAGTTTGCCAACATTTTTTACCAATGCTCATACAActctttgtattattattatttatattattattttgtgtattattatCCATATGTTTTCACCTCTTAAATTTTAATAACAGGCCTATTTACTGTTAGATGTACACGACGTAGACTGTTATTAAAGTTATATATTTCTAATGTAGCTAATGACTGAGGATTAACATGTTTGAAACCTGCCGTGTGCTTAAAAACGACTTTTCATCAAAAGACTCCGTCTTTGATAACAAATGAAGATGATATGTTTAATACATTTACTGTTAGCCTACTGATAAGATTAATATCTGCGTTATTTAGCTAGCCTATGCCTTGTTTGGAAACAATGAAACATCTAGGATAGATACTGAAGTGTATTTTAGCAGCATGTGCTTTACTCATTAgagtgaaaataaatgtttttaaacctaGTGCTGCCTCGCGCGAATGAAACTGCTCGCCGGGGTTAAAGGTCAGCGAGGTCACGGACAGACAGGAAATGAGACTGTAAAGTTTTATTAGTAAATGAAGGAAGGTGAAGATGCTTTTATGGTGGTTATTTATTGCTCGACTGTGAAGAGAATAACTGAACGCTGCTGTCAAATAATAGTCCAGCAGTTTAATCATTTAACTTTATGCGATATgcgttgttttctgtttttattcgtttagtttattttagtaagTGTGTTATTACGGGTTTTCGCTCagatttgttttataataataattattattattattagctattgaTTCATCTTTTTTTACGGTTATTCGAAACTTGATGTCAGAAGCTTATTAATGACGGCTGTTTACATTAGAGAATAGAATATGAATATGTGTAATTTGGTATGAATAAGTCATTATGATTAATGTGTCGGAAAAGCCTACATTTCGGGCCTGTGAAATAATGTTCTCAGCAGCGCTTAAAGAAACGGGTTCACAACTTTTACAGGAGAAGCAGATGAATTGTTTCAATGTGACTTCAGCTTAGTGTTCAGTTCAGTTTTCTTGTCTTGCAAGCAGTTATTGAAACATTTCTGTGAAAGATGCAGTGATGTATTCTTCTGCGTGAAGTACTGTGCTCTTATGTCCAGTTTGTTCTGTGATTAGCTCGAAGATATCCAGATCCAATCAGATCTTATAATTCCCCCGCGAAATATTACAACTTTTCTTCTCGGATCCGTCGGCTTTGGGTCAGGCGTGCATCAGGATCCTCAGACGCGCTTTTAACAATTAGTAGCTATATTATTGAGAGCAGTTATTACTGTTtagactatttttattattattgtttattattattattattattattattattattattattattattattgtattattattatcatttaataaaCCTAAATATCTGATCATAACCTGTAGGCCTAATTAGAAAGTTTGAATTAGCCTTTCACGGAACCTTAATcttaaaatatttgaattgttTAGGCTATAATTTTAAAAGCagcaagaaaaaatatatatattatctattttttattatcttttaataaaaaaataaaaaaaataaaataaaataataataaacgccATCAAACATGTTTCCACGCGGTTATTGTTTCCGGGAGAGTGTGGTTATTTTCAGCTAGCTGTCTGAGCAGTAATGTGATTGTTTCTGATGGATAAATGGTGAGTTCATCTTTGTTTAATATTAAAGTGGAATCGGAGCACTTGCTTTCATCTGATGTTTGTTTTCGTGTGATTTGCATTTTAATAAGGATGTGTGTGAGTCAGACTGTTTGCTCTATCGAGTTCCTCTGACCATCATAATACTCCTCATTCACATTCAGCGTGTTTACAGTTATTCAGTGTTAAAATATTGACCGCCAGATCGCCAGATGACGATGCACTATTATTTTTGCTGTAGTtatttttgtgtgttgtttttgtaGGTTTTGATTGTGCTTTTTTCGTCAATCGATTTTCATATTagatatatgtattttatgtttatgcgCTAAGACTGGTTTTAGCTTAGCTCTTTTCAGCACCCTGATGGATCGTCAGATATTTAAGGCTCGCCATCAAAAGTCCGTTTTTTGGTGTTTTCTCTGAATGCGTCCCACAGGTCTCGGGGAATCCTGGGGTCACGTGAGTCGAGCGAGTTCTCTGGACAATGTGGGCCGAGAGTTAGGATCACATCTGCTGCAGGTACACGCTTTAAAATCATActtgcctattattattattattattattattattattattattattattattattattattattattattattattatatgtagttcggtataataattaaaatattataaagataTAGAATTCTGAAACTATTCTATCGAACTTTTTTAATGATCGTATAGATTTATTTAGAATTCGTCTTCAGTTATAATTTTACATTGCTACTGGGTCTGTTCCACGTCATTTGTTGTGTTTCTAGCGAAGATTttgtttcataatttatttaaatgattactttttttaagtgCTTCCTgcatctatttatattttttacttattgttATAATGGAATATGAAGGCTTAATTGTACCTCCTGACTCAGATGTTGAATATTACCTCAGCTCTACCCGAGCTtgctttaaagtaaaataaaataaaaaataattgatttCTAGGAGCTAATGATGCTTTCGTAATACAAGAACTAATCaatgtaaataaatgcattaattattattactttattattattattatttctttagacTTTGGATGGCTTCATTTTTGTGGTAGCTCCTGATGGAAAAATCATGTACATTTCTGAAACTGCATCAGTGCATTTAGGGCTGTCACAGGTAAAGtgcacattttcatatttactACTGATGGCTTTTATTAATATTCGGCCTAGATCACAATATTTCTGGCAGCGTTGACTGTAGTGACAAAAGTCCATTTTAACAGGTAGAGCTGACGGGGAACAGCATTTATGAATACATCCACCCCGCAGACCACGACGAGATGACCGCAGTCCTGACCGCTCACCAGCCGTATCACTCACACTTCGTCCACGGTGAGACAGCCACTAAACACCTCTGCACAGCACACAAATCAATCCATCTTCCCTCAAACCGCTCCGTCACCGTCCCCtgctttctgtttttttattctaGAATATGAAATGGAAAGGTCTTTTTTCCTGAGAATgaaatgtgtccttgctaaaagAAACGCTGGCTTGACGTGTAGCGGTTATAAGGTAGGCTGTTAGATTCTCATTCAGTCCTTTATGTGTGGTATTAAACAGAGGTCTCCACAGgtgcataaaaatacattaattagcctatatacagtatttaatgtttttccttatttagtgtattttaaaacatcaGCAATGACAAATGTTTAGAAAGCGATCCACCATTGTATATACACAGAGAATATTTACATGCAAGAATAATATAAGATAGCATAGAGATGATCACAGTTGCTGTGAACTATACTACAGatgcataaatgtgtgtgtgatcaTGATTTCTGACAGGTCATCCACTGCAGCGGCTATCTGAAGGTCCGTCAGTACAGCTTAGACATGTCTCCGTTTGACGGCTGTTATCAGAACGTGGGTCTGGTGGCTGTGGGTCACTCTCTTCCCCCCAGCGCAGTCACCGACATCAAGCTCCACAGCAATATGTTCATGTTCAGAGCCAGCCTGGACATGAAACTCATTTTCCTGGACTCCAGGTACCATGTGTTCATACACTTACACATAGTGCTGTGCTGCTAGTTTTATTAAAGATAATATAGGCAATGGGGACCAAAAGGCCTGAGACTATGAATGAAAATGCTTGTTGTACTTACAGATTCTATTATGAGCATAACAATTTGaacaaaacattaacatattAAAATTCAAAGTTAAACATAGATATCAAAATGGTTATATAATgaaaaattgtattttcaaacCACCAAATGACACAAACAGGACTTTCTTGTCTTGTACATGTGTGCATCTATGATTTTGTAAGTGCAGCTGTGTTTAGTGAGACGTAAATTTGCGCACTTACGTTTAACCGAATCTGTGGCGTTCTTGCACGTGCCAGTGTGTGGACAGGTGTTTGTGCTAACGCCAACACCATTGTTATTCCGTTCTGTGTTCTGTGTTTGTCAGGGTTGCGGAGCTCACTGGCTACGAGCCGCAAGACTTAATAGAGAAGACACTTTATCATCACGTCCACAGCTGTGACACTTTCCATCTCCGCTGCGCACACCACTTGTGTGAGTTAGGTTTGTTTTTCCTCATTCCTCTGCTCACGTCCCCTTTACAGCATCTAAAAATAACAGCAGCTTTAGTGATGACGGACATCGTCCACCGTCACGAGGGTACAACTGAGCGTGCTAACTGATAATGCCACGTTACAGGAGATCAACATGAGCTTAGATTACACATGCAATCAATTAGTAACTAATTTAGTGAACCACATTGAAAACTACAGCGTTAgtctttaaaaacacattttctttaaTCCATTGTTTTATCTATTACATTCCTGATTGTAGCACAACGCAGCCTATTAAGAGACACAATATTTGATATTATTTGCTTTAAATAGTTATTAAGGCTggaagaaaaacagcagcttatGGTTTAAACATGCAAATGAAAGCAGTTATTAGCTTTCCtgaataaaaaagattaaatgaaCCACACGTACCGTAAagccaactaaaaaaaaaaaatcatcacaatgtTGCACATTAAAGTGAACAAATTAAtgaatcttcttcttcttttttttctgtttagcaaAAGAAGCGTATGTGAAAGTGTCAGAAATGTTCTCTAATTGattgtgtgtttttctctctgtagTGCTGGTAAAAGGACAAGTCACCACCAGATACTACCGATTCCTGGCTAAGCAGGGTGGGTGGGTGTGGGTACAGAGTTACGCTACTATCGTACACAACAGCAGATCGTCCAGACCACACTGCATCGTCAGCGTCAACTATGTCCTCACGTGAGTTGTTTCCAATTGTTTTGTATAAAGAATAGAATCCCCTGATGTGTAGTAGGCATTTGTAATTACAGTTTACAATAACTGTattctatattaatatttaagtctaatttattcctgtgatgcgaagctgaattttcagcagccattactccagtcttcagtgtcacagaaaTCTAGTGTAATGTGCTGATTTGATGatcgagaaacatttctcatttttatcaatgttgaaaatggttttgttttcaggattctttgctgaatatacagtaaaaaatatatatcttttgtaatattatacaagtctttactgtcattctcaatcaatttaatgcatccttagtgagtcttaatgtgtgtatatatatatatatatatagagtaaaacttaatttgaattttgaacagtaaaataatattttcaaattacTTCATGTACTTGCACTCTAACATGGGattcttaaattaaaaattacGAACAACTTCAGCAGTCATACTTTACTCTACTGAAtcaattttcactattaactatcTACTAACTATGACTCTTGCCTCATCCTGATTTACTGCTtgttaatagttagtaaagtagtCGTTAAGTTTTGGTGTGGGATGGTCATGcagaaaaatgcattaatatgtgcttcatAAGTAGTGATAAACAGACAATATGCTAGTAAAACTCCTGCTAATaagaaactagttaatagtgagaattaaaCTAAATTCTTTAAAATTGTTCAGTAATGCAGTTCCATACACAAACTTGAACCGATTTGTACATGGCTAACATGCATGCAGTGTATTAGGCTAGAGGGTAGTATGCCATATAATTTCTTAAAGCTTTTGTCTACAGTTGTGTTGAATTGCCCACATTATTCCACTATTACTCAACTAAAAGGCCTCTCTCAGTGACTTACAACTAGCATTAGGTTCAATACAATATCATTAAGGTTTACATTTATGGTGTTTGCAAGTCCAGCCATGACAGTGACTGAGCGGGTTAAAGCTGCCCTGATGCTCATCAGTCAGTTTGGGGTGTCATTCCTGTTCTTGCTTTATATAATATGCCAGCTGCATGTACAGGAACTGCATGGGAGCCAGGGGTTGTGGATGATTTATTTGTCATGCATTCATACTAACAAACTCCATGCATTACCACAATGAACTTTTCCACTGGAACTCTCTGGAAAGAATGAGGTAGGATTGAGCAATGTAGCCATCGCTCACACAACGGTTTTGAGCGAGGGATGTATGGAAGAGTGAAACAGCATTTGTGTGCACACTTCAAGAGAGCCCATTAGAACTGATGCCAGCATCTGGAGCAtcgacccccccacccccactcaTTCTGCCTCCAGATGTAAATGAatttacatcattaaaaaaaagtggaTTAGTTCTGATATGCAAGTCTTCCAATAACCTGCGAGTGTCAGATAGCTCTTCGGACACAGCTATAAAGGAAAAGTGTTTATTAGGTTTAATTAATAGGTTGTAAAGATGATGAGTGTTTATAGCTCACAGCTTACTAAGAGTGTCCATAAATGTACTTTTTTGTGATATTCCCTGTCATCATCCATGATTCAGTTTCCTTGAGAAGAATGATTTCCATAAAAGTGTGCGTTGCAGTGTAGACATCAAGAGTGTGAGATCTGTTTCCTGTTTAACCTCTCCACATGTGCTCTCATTCAGAAATGCACAGCTAGTCTTTAGTGAGAAAAGGAAGCGAGGTGGATATGTCTGGCATCTTATTGAGGTGTTATCAGAGTCTATTCACACGGGCTGTGAGGTGTGAAATGagatggtgtttgtgtgtgtgtgtgagagaatggcAGCTCAGCTGAATGAGATTGTGTGTATGCACTAAAACACTCACACCGGCCAAACTGTTGCACCTTAAAGGTTTTGGCTTCTCTCTACAAGCCTTGACCTCTGAAAAATCTCTGTTTACATAGTGTACAACAACGATGTCAACTTAATGAGATCGCATGGATCTGCATGTGCATTTGTGCAGGTGCTTGTGAGAAAGTGTATGTCGGCCTTTTTCCAAGGTGTTGCCATCTGCATACAATCCCATTAGTCTGTGTGCTGTCTGAGCCAGACTACTAGGCCTCAGGAGGGAAGCTGGTATCGGTGCCTGGCTAGCATGCACTCCAGCCATCGCTTTCTGAAAGTTATCACTGGGAACAGAAATCCATACACCACTTTACTGACAAATCAATTCCCATTTCCTAGTTATATCTTATGTGGTGATCCCTTTGTGGGTTTGATTTAGCCAGACATAGCTCTTAATCTCACTGTGTATTTGAACAGAGCCCCCAGCCCTCCAGCCGTATGTTTGTAGGAGCCTTGTTCCAATCCTGTAGGAGAAACAGTGCAATTGTCCTTGAGTCTTCCACACACACTGCTTCACAAATGAGCATGGAGCCTGAAGTATCTAAAAAAATTCCTGACCATACATTTCTCTGAGTGGTAAACTGAAAAGGAAAACTGCACCAGTAAACAGTAATACAGAGACAAGCAGTCACAAACCATAAGGTTGCATACACTGTTGGGTTTGAGGCTAAATGTTGCTGTCTTTCCCCAACAGGGACACGGAGTACAAAGGACTACAGTTGTCCTTAGATCAGGTGATGTCTGCTAAACCCTCGTTCACCTACAACAGCCCCTCTAACCCCATCAGCGAGAACAGAAGAGTTGGCAAAAGCAGAGTCTCCCGTACCAAGACCAAAACAAGACTCTCTCCCTATTCACAGGTCAGTATCACAGCAATGCCTTCTATTTGGATGGTAATGGTATGTTGGGAGCTCTAGAAAGGTCTTCTGTTGCTGGGAAGACATCTAATGTGATTTACACAACTAGGACATTCCTTAAGTAACATTTCCATAAACTAATCATTGCCTTCTAATTTTAGGTGTTTGGTTAAGGATAGGGTTAAGGGCTGGAACAATCATTTTAAGGGTAAGTTTGAGGGAAGGTTGAGGATATATGCAGGACTCGGATTGGATGATAGGAATGTTGGATGTTGATCCAGTGTCTTGTTCTGTGTGTGTAAATCAGTGCCCTCATTGATAAAAGGAAATTGTGCTActggaggcaccccaacactaCACATTTCCAGACTCTTCCTAATAAAATACATCAGAAACAGCACATTAGAAGAAACTCCAAGTCATCAAATGGGTGGATTAGATAAGAGAGACATCCAACATGTGTACTGTTGGCGTGCCTCCAGGATCATGGTTAGGAAACACTGTATTCATTCATATTTGTTTCTTGTGTGCAGTATCCAGGTTTCCCCACAGATCGCTCAGAGTCGGATCAGGATAGCCCGTGGGGAGGAAGCCCACTCACTGACTCTGTATCTCCTCAGCTTCTGGAGCAGTGTGAAGGCATAGACTCCTCATGTGTATACCGGCAGTTCCCAGAACCACGGCCGTTCTGCTACAGCCTACCGCTGACAGATGACCATCATACCTTCAGTGACTTCTACAACCACACTCACTCCGAGTCCTGCGAGAGGGGTCGCTGTAAGGCTGGCCGATACTTCCTTGGCAACCCTCAGCCTGGACGAGAGGCATGGTGGGGAGCAGCCCGCTCTGTTCTACCATTGCCCAAGTCTTCATCCGAGAACGGGGACAGTTTTGAAGGTGTGATGCCCCACATCACCTCTATCCATAGCCTGCAAGGTGTGTTTCTTTCAGTGGATCTATGGTTGGAAACCAAATGCAAACtacagtcctgctcctggagagctacttTCCATAAGACTTCAGTTCCAATCCTGCTTTaacacacctgcctgtaattTTCAAGTAAcgtcttgattagctggttcaggtgtgtttgattggggttggagctgaaaTCTGCAGGACGACAGGTCTTCAGGAGCAGGATTGTAGACAGTTTTTTACGAATGTGTTGTTCTGGTATATTAAGCCCTTGACTTTATCCAAAGAA
Proteins encoded in this region:
- the LOC132102740 gene encoding single-minded homolog 1-A-like isoform X3, with amino-acid sequence MTAVLTAHQPYHSHFVHEYEMERSFFLRMKCVLAKRNAGLTCSGYKVIHCSGYLKVRQYSLDMSPFDGCYQNVGLVAVGHSLPPSAVTDIKLHSNMFMFRASLDMKLIFLDSRVAELTGYEPQDLIEKTLYHHVHSCDTFHLRCAHHLCELVLVKGQVTTRYYRFLAKQGGWVWVQSYATIVHNSRSSRPHCIVSVNYVLTDTEYKGLQLSLDQVMSAKPSFTYNSPSNPISENRRVGKSRVSRTKTKTRLSPYSQYPGFPTDRSESDQDSPWGGSPLTDSVSPQLLEQCEGIDSSCVYRQFPEPRPFCYSLPLTDDHHTFSDFYNHTHSESCERGRCKAGRYFLGNPQPGREAWWGAARSVLPLPKSSSENGDSFEGVMPHITSIHSLQARGHWDEDSMVSSPDTSDSGDRYRGDQCRASPQEPSKIETLIRATQQMIKEEESRLQLRKATTEIPLESTNVPAKSHGSSFHSTDFSQSALQSVVCRGPAQVISPAPSPVPLSRLCSPIPDRLGKCKDFLQNELSSSQQHQQPLPLTGTCAVSQTPALYPSHPRQYLEKHTAYSLTSYALEHLYEAESFRGYSLGCSGPSHYDMATHLRMQAEQAPGHKGTSVIITNSS
- the LOC132102740 gene encoding single-minded homolog 1-A-like isoform X2 is translated as MKEKSKNAARTRREKENSEFYELAKLLPLPSAITSQLDKASIIRLTTSYLKMRIVFPEGLGESWGHVSRASSLDNVGRELGSHLLQTLDGFIFVVAPDGKIMYISETASVHLGLSQVELTGNSIYEYIHPADHDEMTAVLTAHQPYHSHFVHEYEMERSFFLRMKCVLAKRNAGLTCSGYKVIHCSGYLKVRQYSLDMSPFDGCYQNVGLVAVGHSLPPSAVTDIKLHSNMFMFRASLDMKLIFLDSRVAELTGYEPQDLIEKTLYHHVHSCDTFHLRCAHHLLLVKGQVTTRYYRFLAKQGGWVWVQSYATIVHNSRSSRPHCIVSVNYVLTDTEYKGLQLSLDQVMSAKPSFTYNSPSNPISENRRVGKSRVSRTKTKTRLSPYSQYPGFPTDRSESDQDSPWGGSPLTDSVSPQLLEQCEGIDSSCVYRQFPEPRPFCYSLPLTDDHHTFSDFYNHTHSESCERGRCKAGRYFLGNPQPGREAWWGAARSVLPLPKSSSENGDSFEGVMPHITSIHSLQARGHWDEDSMVSSPDTSDSGDRYRGDQCRASPQEPSKIETLIRATQQMIKEEESRLQLRKATTEIPLESTNVPAKSHGSSFHSTDFSQSALQSVVCRGPAQVISPAPSPVPLSRLCSPIPDRLGKCKDFLQNELSSSQQHQQPLPLTGTCAVSQTPALYPSHPRQYLEKHTAYSLTSYALEHLYEAESFRGYSLGCSGPSHYDMATHLRMQAEQAPGHKGTSVIITNSS
- the LOC132102740 gene encoding single-minded homolog 1-A-like isoform X1 gives rise to the protein MKEKSKNAARTRREKENSEFYELAKLLPLPSAITSQLDKASIIRLTTSYLKMRIVFPEGLGESWGHVSRASSLDNVGRELGSHLLQTLDGFIFVVAPDGKIMYISETASVHLGLSQVELTGNSIYEYIHPADHDEMTAVLTAHQPYHSHFVHEYEMERSFFLRMKCVLAKRNAGLTCSGYKVIHCSGYLKVRQYSLDMSPFDGCYQNVGLVAVGHSLPPSAVTDIKLHSNMFMFRASLDMKLIFLDSRVAELTGYEPQDLIEKTLYHHVHSCDTFHLRCAHHLCELVLVKGQVTTRYYRFLAKQGGWVWVQSYATIVHNSRSSRPHCIVSVNYVLTDTEYKGLQLSLDQVMSAKPSFTYNSPSNPISENRRVGKSRVSRTKTKTRLSPYSQYPGFPTDRSESDQDSPWGGSPLTDSVSPQLLEQCEGIDSSCVYRQFPEPRPFCYSLPLTDDHHTFSDFYNHTHSESCERGRCKAGRYFLGNPQPGREAWWGAARSVLPLPKSSSENGDSFEGVMPHITSIHSLQARGHWDEDSMVSSPDTSDSGDRYRGDQCRASPQEPSKIETLIRATQQMIKEEESRLQLRKATTEIPLESTNVPAKSHGSSFHSTDFSQSALQSVVCRGPAQVISPAPSPVPLSRLCSPIPDRLGKCKDFLQNELSSSQQHQQPLPLTGTCAVSQTPALYPSHPRQYLEKHTAYSLTSYALEHLYEAESFRGYSLGCSGPSHYDMATHLRMQAEQAPGHKGTSVIITNSS